Proteins from a genomic interval of Zingiber officinale cultivar Zhangliang chromosome 1B, Zo_v1.1, whole genome shotgun sequence:
- the LOC122046250 gene encoding early light-induced protein 1, chloroplastic-like, whose product MAASSAMLQSCFAGSRIYSAALPSNALLSPKRVGRVTPVRCQAEEQRSQEPPVTVPTPKPKESTRFFDILAFSGPGPERINGRLAMIGFASAIAVELARGDDLAAQLMNGGLPWFAGTAALLSAASLVPLLKGVSAQSKSGGVMTADAELWNGRFAMLGIVALAFTEYLKGGPLV is encoded by the exons ATGGCCGCATCATCAGCAATGCTGCAGTCATGCTTCGCAGGCTCCAGAATTTACTCTGCAGCTCTGCCTTCTAACGCTCTGTTGTCGCCCAAGCGCGTGGGGCGTGTGACGCCGGTGAGGTGTCAAGCTGAGGAACAACGTTCTCAGGAACCGCCGGTCACCGTCCCCACTCCGAAGCCCAAG GAAAGCACAAGGTTCTTTGACATCCTCGCGTTCAGTGGGCCGGGGCCAGAGAGGATCAACGGCCGCCTGGCTATGATCGGCTTCGCGTCGGCGATCGCGGTGGAGTTGGCGAGGGGGGACGACCTGGCGGCGCAGCTCATGAACGGAGGGTTGCCGTGGTTCGCCGGCACCGCCGCCTTGCTGTCGGCGGCCTCCTTGGTGCCGCTGCTCAAGGGTGTGAGCGCGCAGTCCAAGTCCGGAGGGGTGATGACGGCGGACGCAGAGCTGTGGAACGGGCGCTTCGCCATGCTTGGAATAGTGGCGCTGGCCTTCACGGAGTACCTCAAGGGAGGGCCTCTCGTGTGA
- the LOC122046247 gene encoding protein LIFEGUARD 2-like translates to MSSKYAKGVDLEAGGPSALYPNMAESPVLRWAFIRKIYSILTLQLALTVAIAAVVVLVKPIPHLFVSSIAGRVLYIFLLILPFIILCPLYAFRERHPVNLLLLGLFTVSMSFAVGMSCAFTSGKVILEAAILTAVVVVSLTLYTFWAAKRGHDFNFLGPFLFAAGMVLLGFALIQILFPLGKLSKMIYGGLGALVFSGYIIYDTDNLIKRFTYDQYVWASVSLYLDTVNLFLSLLTLFRAADS, encoded by the exons ATGTCGTCCAAGTATGCGAAAGGCGTGGATTTGGAGGCCGGCGGGCCGAGCGCGCTCTACCCCAACATGGCTGAGAGCCCGGTGCTCCGATGGGCGTTCATCAGGAAGATTTACTCCATCCTCACCCTCCAGTTGGCGCTGACGGTCGCCATCGCCGCCGTGGTCGTCTTGGTTAAACCCATCCCCCACTTATTCGTCTCCTCTATTGCCGGTCGGGTGCTCTACATCTTCCTCTTGATCCTTCCGTTTATCA TTTTATGCCCTCTGTATGCGTTTCGAGAGCGGCACCCTgtcaatcttcttcttcttggattGTTTACTGTGTCGATGAGCTTTGCCGTTGGGATGAGTTGTGCATTCACAAGCG GAAAAGTGATTTTGGAAGCTGCTATTCTCACAGCAGTAGTGGTGGTTAGTCTCACTCTGTACACATTCTGGGCTGCTAAGAGGGGCCATGATTTCAACTTTCTTGGCCCGTTTCTTTTTGCTGCCGGCATGGTTTTACTGGGTTTTGCTCTCATTCAG ATTCTATTTCCACTTGGAAAACTGTCTAAGATGATATACGGTGGACTGGGAGCATTGGTGTTTTCTGGCTACATCATATACGACACTGACAATTTGATCAAACGATTCACTTATGATCAATATGTCTGGGCTTCCGTTTCACTGTATCTTGATACTGTGAATTTGTTCCTTTCGTTACTCACTTTGTTCAGGGCTGCTGATAGTTGA